One genomic segment of Candidatus Binatia bacterium includes these proteins:
- a CDS encoding outer membrane protein transport protein, with the protein MAAGALASCLVGATAASAGGGWVYETGAIDVGTASAGRAAIANDVSTAFGNPAGLTRLGSQVQFGLQPMIVTTEFDVGAGTTVSGTDGGNAGGLVPTGGVYASYSLRDDLKLGFAFNSYAGGALSYDSDWVGRYITTESVLLTFNFNPVVAYRVLPWLSLGAGFSVQWAKLKTELAISNAAESLADGRMQYDDANVGFGGNFGVLFEIDPKTRLGITYRSQVDQSFSDVPSFGQLGPGLERILRNAGVLGAPLRLDMTIPQEVMVSAYRDVTDDLALMANFNWQNWGQFGDVNVALSTSPPLSTAVDANFEDTFQGAIGLHYRLAEPTLLQLGFAYDTSAVDGVHRSPAFPVDRQIRFAVGVQYDVNAAYTIGAAYEYANLGSADIDVARPTGTVQGDYRANSLNVFNLTVLRRF; encoded by the coding sequence GTGGCCGCCGGCGCGCTGGCGTCGTGCCTTGTTGGCGCGACCGCGGCGTCGGCGGGTGGGGGATGGGTGTACGAAACCGGCGCCATCGACGTGGGGACCGCGAGCGCGGGGCGCGCGGCGATTGCCAACGACGTGTCGACGGCATTCGGGAACCCGGCGGGTCTGACCCGGCTAGGCTCGCAAGTGCAGTTCGGCCTGCAGCCCATGATCGTGACGACCGAGTTCGACGTCGGTGCCGGAACCACGGTGTCGGGGACGGACGGTGGCAACGCCGGCGGCCTGGTGCCAACTGGCGGCGTCTACGCGTCCTACAGCCTGCGTGATGATCTGAAACTCGGCTTCGCCTTCAACTCCTACGCCGGCGGCGCGCTCAGCTACGACAGCGACTGGGTTGGCCGGTACATCACCACCGAATCGGTGCTGCTCACCTTCAATTTCAATCCGGTGGTCGCCTATCGGGTGCTGCCGTGGCTGTCGCTCGGCGCCGGCTTCTCGGTCCAGTGGGCGAAACTGAAGACCGAGCTCGCCATCAGCAACGCCGCGGAGTCGCTGGCCGACGGGCGCATGCAATACGACGACGCCAACGTCGGGTTCGGCGGCAACTTCGGCGTGCTCTTCGAGATCGACCCGAAGACCCGCCTCGGCATCACGTATCGCTCACAGGTCGATCAGAGCTTCAGCGACGTCCCCTCGTTTGGGCAACTCGGCCCGGGCCTCGAACGCATCCTGCGGAACGCCGGGGTGCTGGGTGCACCGCTCCGGCTGGACATGACCATTCCGCAGGAGGTCATGGTCAGCGCCTATCGCGACGTGACCGACGATCTGGCGCTCATGGCCAACTTCAACTGGCAGAACTGGGGTCAGTTTGGGGACGTCAACGTGGCGTTGTCGACCTCGCCGCCGCTATCGACGGCGGTCGATGCCAATTTCGAGGATACGTTTCAGGGCGCGATCGGCCTCCACTACCGCCTCGCCGAACCGACCCTGCTGCAACTCGGGTTCGCCTACGATACCTCGGCCGTGGACGGGGTCCACCGCTCCCCGGCGTTCCCGGTCGATCGGCAGATCCGCTTTGCCGTGGGTGTGCAGTACGACGTCAACGCCGCATACACGATCGGGGCCGCGTACGAGTACGCCAACCTGGGTAGTGCCGACATCGACGTGGCTCGTCCCACCGGAACCGTGCAGGGCGACTACCGGGCCAACTCGCTAAACGTCTTCAACCTCACGGTTCTCCGCCGCTTCTGA